TTTAATGGTTTGTTTTACCTCAGTTCGGTCCCAGCAATACATTACTCCAAGTATTGGGTATAGTTTGGCATTTTTTAGTTCTGATGATCTTGATTTATTTAAAGATACGTACAATTCGTTTCATAGGAGTTTTCAATTTGGTTTAATCAAAGGATTTAGTGGCTTAAGTCAGCCGGTTGGAATCCGTCTGGAACTAGGGTATCATCATTTTGGAAAATTGGCGATGTTTGCTAACGTGGGATTTCAAAATGTTTTTACCAAAGATTTTGCGGAATTTGACAATTTTGAAGAAAGAGAATTGATATTGAGACAGAGAAGTTTTCTCATTGAAGGCGGTATTGGACCTCGTATCAAGCAATTTTTTATAACCGGAGTTTTTGCTGTTTATTTTAACAAAAAATTATCACTTGAAAGTTCTTATAGAGCCCCTCCCGATCCTGAAGGGGCAAATCCTTTGAATGGTAAATATGAAAGTAACAATACCATTTCAACCGATTTTGGTATTTCAGTCGGAGTTAATAAAGATCCTGTGATATTAACACTTAAACTTATGTATCCTTTGTTTACCGGAGGGAAAAATGAAGTGTTAACAGATGATAATCTGGCAAAAATTGCAGCCGGAACATCTGTTTTTCCGGATAATTTTGAAAGCTCTTTTTTTAATGAACCATATAAAGGCATTAAATCGAATATTGATGGGTTTAAAATCATTTTAACTCTCGGTATTCCATTACAGGTAAGAGAGTAATATAATTGTCAAACTTCCGAAGTTTTTCTGTATTCTCACCTTTCCCTTGGTGAAGGGGAATATTATGAAGCTAAAAAAAAATCGTTTTCAAAAACTGTTTTATTTGCTTTGTTGTGTGTTACTTCGATAAAATAGGTTTAAATACACTCCATTTCCTGATAGCAATCTAAGGGTTTTTCGGCCTCAATTTTCAGATTTTTCCCAGATTGTATCCCCATTCTATAATTATATCCTGACATTTCCCTGGTCACATTCAAATAGTTTTGAATCTTTTTTCATCATTCGTCCCGACTTGGACTATGATTTTTTAAGACATTCAAATCCCCACGATGAAGAAGCTGTGTGTAAAAGGATTGACAATTAATTTTTATAGAAAATTCAAGAAAAGCATACAATTGTCATCCCGTCGTGACGGGATCTTGTTAAAAAACAACATCTTACATGAGCCAAACTAGATTCCTACTGAATGACATTATGTTTTCACACAACCTCTGAATCGCGGGGCTAAAATCGTACCTTTATTTTAGGATTAAAAGTTGGCGCTATTGTAATAACAGATTCAAACTGTAAAAATCCTTGTAGATAATCTGTTTTTTGATATTTTAAAAATTGTTTAACTAGATATTATGGTTTGGATTAATTCTAACTCGCTCAGTTGCATTTCTTAATTGTTCCTTTATGATTTCATCTGTAACTGGTTCGCTTAAGATGACGCTGGCTCTTTGAATATACCTTGGTTGTAATTTATTTAATGTTAACGCATAAATATCTTGAATATCAATTCTGTCAGGCTCAAATTCCGGGAATTCTGTAAGAACTTTAGGAAGAAGGCTAATAACACGAGTTTCATTTTTGTTTCTAATATCTATTAATGAAATATCTCCAAGCATATATTTTTCTTCTTTATTCACTTTTGCTATGTTGTTCATTTCTTCTATCTTTCATAGAAATTGGAAATTAATAAATATTAGGTTTTAATCAAAAATCATTACTCTCGGTGATATATTATTCACTGGAAAATCATCTCAAAATAGCGCTACCGTGCAAAGTCTAAATTACGCTTTTCCTTATTGGCAATACCTGAAATGATTCCTGCCAGTCCCGTTACTTAGGTTATCGGCAATCGAATTTAAATCATAAGTCAATAGATAAAAGTTGGTTAATAGCAAGGCATCGCCCCATTTTAAGGGAGAGCTTTACACTTAAAAAGAAGGCAGCTCTCACCTTTTTCATATTTGCAAGGGTATTATAAAATTCCGATTCCGAGACCCGTATACGCCTGAAAAATGAGGAATAGAATCGGTTGGCGGATAAATGGTTACCACCAGCACGTATCTACCATCCATTCACCTGACACAACGCCTGATCGTCTGATCTAAGGCAGGAGCCCTTAATGCCGTGGGCTGGGATCTGTGCGGGAGGTACAGAGTAACTGGCATTTCTACCGCGACTTTAATATTTTAAGAGAAAAAATGAACAATATTAAAATGAATCTAAAAACCAATTCCTACCCTCAGAGTTAAGAAATTGCCCACAATTACTGTTATAAGCGATTCCCATAAATTAATCCGGTCTGAAGTTTGTCAGCCTATTCAAAACGCAGATTATGTCATTCATGCCGGTGATATTGGCAGTACCAAAACTTATGTGGATTTTCAGAACCTCAATGCTAATATCATTTTTGTGCGAGGCAATATGGATCGCATTCAAGAACTTCCGGATATCCCCGAAACCAACGCTTTCTCCATATCCGGACATGACTTTTACATCCTCCACGAAATTGACAAGCTGGATATAAATCCCCAGGGAAATTTTGATATTGTCATTTTTGGCCATTCCCATAAACCGGGAAAATACACAAAAAATGGCGTTCTATATCTCAATCCGGGAAGCATTGGTCCACGGCGTTTCACTTTACCCATTTCTTTTGCTAAGATCATCATTGACAAAGAGAATCAATTTACAGTAAAATTCTTTAACATCCTAAATCCTTCCCTTCATGGAGATACATTGATTAATTGACATATTCAAGAAATTATTGCTTGATTAATTCGTTAATTATATGTTAACTTATTATTAATTATAGGCCTTTAAATCAAATAGGTATAAATTAGTGTAAATTTTCATTTTGAAAAAGGCCTGGCAATAGTCATTTTATTGGACATGGATGTCAAATTGACTAATCTCGTGTTCTTTGGGTGGCTTTTGTCTGTCTTCTCACCGAATTTTCCTTCTTAATACACGAAAGACAGGGGCTCCTGCAGGTATTTCCAAGATATTGGATGATGTCTAAATCGTTCTAAGAATAATATCATGAATAATTCTAAGAAAAAAATTGTGCTGCACCTATTTCTTGTTGTAACGATCAACTTTATTCAAATACAGCAAGAGAAAACCGAAGCAGCAATCCCGGATGATTGGCCAAATTATGCCAGCAATCCTTTTTTGATAACTATACCGGAGCCAGTGAAAGATAAACAATTCTTTGTAATCGATCTGAATCAAGATGGCTTATTGGATTTTACATACCGATCTGAATCCAAACTTTTTGCGATTGATCATTTTGGCAATCTAATGTGGCAAGCTTCGGTCGAAAACCCCGATGGAAAAAACGGTGGAACAAGGCATGCCGCAGCAGATATTGACGGTGATAATGTTATCGAAATTCTTGCATTGGATGGCTCTAATCAAATTCTGGTATTTAATGGGTTAAACGGCCAGATTGAACAAACGATTTCATTACCGATCATCGGTCCCAATAACCAATGGTTTCATATTGCCGTAGTTAATCTAAGGGGTAGAGGAGATCGAGATGTTATTCTCCAAACTCTGGATATCCTGGAAACTGAAACAAAAACTGTATCTTTTTATGTCAATCGAAACTTGCTCGCCTGGGATATGGAGAATAACCAGGAAATATGGCGCGTAGTATATGACTATAACGAATCTAATGGGATATATGATGGCTATTGGGGACCTGCGCATGGATCATTCCAGGCAGCAGATGTAGATGGTGATGGCTTGGATGAGGTTGTGGGTGGGAATATGATCGACCATGATGGAACAATTGTAGATTTGGGTTATCCAACAAATTGGGTGGGAATAAAATCCGGAGGCTTTGTCGATCATTTGGATTGTGTAAGTATCGGAGATTTTCGGCCTGATCTGCCGGGCCTGGAATGGATTGTAACGGAAGAAGATCACCAGGGAAAAACAGACTGGCATACCACGATGTTGTCTGCAAATGGCATTATTTGGCGCAAGGAAACCCAGCTTTTCTCCAGAAAAGGCAAAGAGCCTCAAAATGTGGCTGCCGGAAATTTTGATTCGAACCGGTCATTTAGTGAAGTCTGGGTTCGATCCCGATTTGATGGGCCAACTGATTCACAACATCCCTGGATCTTTGATGCTTTTGGCAATGAGTTTCAGGATTATGATATGCAAGATGTTCTATCAGCAGGTTTTAATACGCATGAAAATGGCAATAGTGAGGGGGTGGAGATGATCTCAACCATTGACTGGGAAGGTGGTGAGAAACATTATTTTGCGGCCAAAGCCAGGCACATTGATGGCAATATAGGAGTTTTTGATGCATTAACCGGGGATGCAATTTGGCATACGCCGGAGGATTTTCCGGCGACAAACGCAACCCTGATTTATACGGCGGATATTGCAGGAGACAGTAGGGAAGAAGTCATTATTTATGATACGAGTGGAAAAATACAAATATATTGGAATCAAGCTGAGAATTTGAACCAGCCTGAATCGAGAAAATGGAATGATCCGCTTTACAAACGATTTAAGCAAAATTGGAATTATTATTCACCCGCCGGATATATTAATAAGCCTCCCAGGAAAGCTCAACTCACTGTAGCCGAAAATGGCGGAGGACAGGTCACAGATGCGTTTGGTTTATCCGGTTCAGTCACTTCAGCACAGCTATTTCGGTTGAGTTTAACAGCGTCGGTTGAAGTAGTTAATATGGGATCAAGCTTAACTTTAGGGATATCGTCTTCCGGGGTTGATAGCGGAGATTTTGCTAATCTACAACTCATAGAGGATACAAATAATAACGGGGTTATAGATCCGGGAGAAAATCAAGTAGGTACTTTGGAAAATCCCTTAAACATCGATGATGGAATCACATTTTCTGATTTCTTTGTGCCAGTTGGAACGATTGGTTATATATTTACGGCAGACCTTAATAATTTGGCAGGAGGGGATGAATTAACCGTGTCATTACAGGCGGGAAATATAACTAATGTGACAGGAGCAACAAGTGGTGTTAAGATCAGTGCGACCGGTACTGCAAGCTCCGTGACTCATATTGAAGATGAAGTCTCAAATTTGATATTCAGTGTAGAACGCTCATCCGGTAACGTGTTTTCCAAGGGATCATTCATACCAAGTGGTGCTGACCTGGCAGAATATATTCATGTTTCCGAGCCGGTGGAACCCGGTGACATAGTTGAACTGGATCCTTCAAAACCAAAACAGTATAGAAAAGCCCGGGCTTATAGCCCATTCGTATCAGGTGTAATCACTACGGAACCAGGGTTTACGCTAGGGAATAACCAAGAAAAATTGGAGCCAAACGTGGCTTTAGCAGGTGAAACAACATTAAATCCATGGATATTAAATCGATCATTGCTTGCGCTTGTGGGACAAGTGCCTGTGAAAGCTACAACCCAAAATGGACGAATATTCGTAGGAGATCTGCTGACGGTTTCCGGCAAACCCGGTTATGCCATGCGATGCAGTGAGGCTAAGTTCTGTGAAGGACAGATGATAGGCAAAGCTCTGGAAGGTCTGGAAAACGGGGAGGGGAAAATATTGGTTTTGTTAATGTCTCGTTAGATGATTTTTGTATCTCTACATCTCTCATCCCACTTTGCCGCTACAGCAAAAGTGAGCATATTTCTATTTCAAAATCTTATGGCAAAATACCCGGTTGACATTAGTGCGCCAATGATTTATCTTTATCTTTGAGCAATCCGTTATGTGCATCACAATCAATAATTGAATAATATAATAATAGTGTTATCGTAGAGAATACCTGATGAATAGAAAACATCCTTTTGTAAAAATGGGTTTAATAGGTTTCTCCATAATTATTGTTCTCAACCTGTTTATGCAATACGTACTAGGTGTTGGTGGTGAATCCTGGTGGTCAGCGTGGTTTCCTTTCTATTTGGTTTGGCTCGTATTCCTGGTTATTGGTATAGGACTTTCCAAAAAGAACAAACGTAACCCGGGAGAAAAATAACTTAATACAACATGTATAAACTCCATTAAAACATGGTTTATTAAATACCGGAAGGCACAAGTAAACAAAAAGAAAATTTATAAGTACACTATTAATATTTTTCGGAGTAGTTTTAACATGGTCTGCAATAAATCCGAAAGACTACTTCACCTGGCTATTGGAGGTAATGCCGGCGATTGTTGGATTGTTCATTCTTGCGGTTACCTATAAGAGATTTAGGTTTACCAACCTGGTTTATGGATTAATGCTCATTCATAGTTGTGTTTTAATGATAGGAGGACATTATACCTATGCGGAAGTCCCTTTGGAAGTACAGCAAACAAATTATAGATGTAATTGAAGCCTGGCAGGATTGGGTGTTAAACTCGACTGATGAAAATATGTTTTCAATTTTTCCTTGTACTTCAACAAAAAATACTACTTTTTCAATTGCCGGACAATATTTTGGAACCGTAGCCGAAACAAAAACAATAGTACAGAAATTGATTGATAATACTCCCCAGAGCAATCAGCCCGATTTTTATGCCTACATGCCCTTTGTTTCAGCCGTTCGATACAATGATGGTGAGCCCGGGCAATCCAGTTTTAAAGATACTTCTGGTTTTACGAAAAGTGTTTTAGATTCTAATGCCGTAAAGGAAATTTACAAATGGCTTTCCAACGCACCTTCGGCTAATTGTTTACTGCAAATGGATAGCTTTGGCAGAGCCATTAATAATCTATCTCCTTCTGCAACTGCCTTTCCTCATCGAAATATGAATTTTATTTACCAATTTCAGGCATATTGGGATTCCCCTGATGATAAAAAGAAACATGAAAACTGGGTTGATAACTTCTCAAAGGAAATACGAACCCAATTTATGGAAGATGCTTGTTATAGAAACTATGGTGATGTGACTTTGAGTGATTGGCAATATAAATACTACGCTAATAACTACGCCAAATTACAACAGATAAAACAAAAGTACGACCCTAAAGATTATTTCAAATACTCTCAAAGTATTGAATTACCTGCTTAATCGACGATTATTTGTGAAGTAGAAAAAAACAAACTCAGGATTTGTAGAAATGTTGCGTCGAGGTGTAATGCAATAATCAACTTTACTGAACGGTGCCAATAAAAATTCTTTACACATCATAAGTTGTCTCGATCGTCATAACAAGATACTCAAGTTCGTAAGAATTCTACAGTCGATAAATAAAGGATAAAATTGTGGACACCAAAGCCCTTAAATACATTTCAAAAAATTGCTTCCAATGTGGAAAAGCTTTTGGGTGTGGTTCTAATATCGGAAATGGAAAATGCTGGTGCGCGGAATTCCCGATTCTCCAATCCGCCGATTTAAATCAAGGTTGTTATTGCCCGGATTGTCTTAAAGATAGAATTTTGAAACAACAAAACAGTGAAGAAACAAAATAAAAGAAAATGAAAGAGCTCAGGATAATCAGCCTCATCGCCAGCAGCACCGAGACCATCTGTGCTTTGGGTTTTGAAAAGGAACTGGTCGGTATATCACACGAATGTGACTACCCGCCGTCTGTTCTGTCACTCCCGCAATGCTCGCAGCCCAAGTTCGACGTCCAGGGATCCAGTTTAGAGATCGATAAGCGAGTACGGGATGTTCTCCAAAACGCACTGTCGGTTTACAAAGTCGATGTCGAAAAACTCAAAGAATTAAATCCTACCGTAATTGTTACCCAGGACCACTGTGAAGTGTGCGCAGTTAATTTAAAAGAGGTTGAAGAAGCCGCTTGTGAAGTGCTTTCGTCCCGCCCCAGGATTGTTTCACTGGCTCCCAACACGCTGGCAGACATTTACCAGGGATTCAGGCAGATCAGTTCCGCTTTGGAGGCAGAAAAAAGTGGAGAACAATTGATTGCCCGAATGCAGGAAGGCATTGAGCAGATTGTAGAAAAGGCACAATCTTTAACCAAAAAGCCCAGGGTCGCTTTCCTTGAATGGATCGATCCGATATGGACCAGCGGCAGTTGGCTGCCTGAGTTAATAAAATATGCCGGAGGTATAGATCGTTTGGGTAAAAAAGGAGAACATTCCCATACGATAAATTTTCATGCGCTTCGGGAGACGGATGCCGAGATTATGATCATTGCCCCCTGTGGATATGACATCCCCAAGGCTCAGGAGGAAATGAGTCCGCTTGTTACTCATCCTGAGTGGAAAAACTTAAGGGCCGTGAAAGACAGGCAGGTGTACATCGTAGATGGGAATCAGTATTTTAATCGGCCGGGACCCAGGCTGCTTGACTCATTAAAAATTTTGGCTGAGATTATTCATCCGGAAAGTTTTGATTTCGGATACAATGAAAAAGGTTGGATCAAATGGAAACCAGAATGTTGAGAACAAACACAGAGAGTAAAAAATGAAACTTACAGCATTAATAACCGGAGCATCCAGCGGTATTGGATTGGAATTAGCAAAAATACACGCTTCTAAAGGTGATAATCTGGTATTGGTTGCGAGAAGTAAAAACAAACTGGACGAACTGAAATTGGAATTAGAAAAAAAATATGATAGTTCCGTTTATTCCATTTACAAGGATTTGTCAAACCCTGGTTCCGCCCTGGAAATATATACTGAGATAAAACAGCAAAATATTCAAATAGATTATCTTATTAATAATGCCGGTTTTGGTGTCTTTGGAATGTTTAATGAAACAGATGGGGATAAAGAAAACCGAATGATTCATCTTAACATTACAGCGTTGACACAGTTTTGTAAGCTGTATTTAAAAGATATGATACAGCGTGGAAGCGGAAAAATAATGAATGTTGCATCGACAGCTGCATTCCAACCCGGACCGACCATGGCAGTGTATTATGCAACAAAGGCCTATGTATTGCACTTTTCCGAAGCAATAAACAATGAAGTTAAAGGAACAGGCGTAACGGTAACGGCTTTCTGTCCCGGTGCAACGGAAAGCGGATTTCAAACTGCAGCAGCTATGGAAGAAAGTAATTTAGTAAAAGGGAAAAAATTACCCGGATCAAGAGAAGTTGCGGAGTACGGTTATAAAGCAATGATGAAAGGTAAGGCTGTTGCTATACACGGTTTTATGAATTTCCTTATGGCAAGCTCCGTTCGTTTTTCGCCAAGATCATTAGTCGTTAAAGTAACCAGAAAAATTCAAGGTAAGAAAGATTGAACTGCGACAAGTTTTGATTCACAAAAATGGAGTAAAAAATGAGTTTACGAATCGTTTTTTTGCTGCTTTGTATTTTGGGTTTTATCATGCCATATTCACAATTCATTCCGTTTCTCCAGGAAAATGGTTTAGATAGTGCTCTTTTTTTTCAGCAATTATTTGCTAATCACGTCAGTGGATTTTTTGGCTGGGATGTCATTGTTTCATCAGTGGTTCTTATCATTTTCATCCTATCAGAATCTAAGAGAATTGGCATGAAACCAACCTGGTTGCCAATTATTGCAACATTTACGGTAGGTGTTTCATTAGGTTTACCGCTTTTTAACTATTTGAGACAACTTAAACTGGAGCAAGTACATACGCAATAATCAACCCACTGCATGGGCGCGTAGCGATCCATCCGAGTATCTCAGTCAGGATTTGCGTGCACATGCCATTCTCCACGATGTCCCGCTGCATGACGTGTGGCGGCTGGACTTGCAGGGTGGTGGTGACGGGCGCACGGTTGCCGACATCCGCACGCTGGTCTCGGCGATCCGGCTGAGTGGTTTGGTTCGATTGCTGTTCGCTATTCGATGGCTGCTGGGTCGGTTGTTTAGATGGGATCGGGAGTCTGCAGGCGGTGAGGGTTTGTTTCAACTTCGCATCACGGAAGCGGATCGAGCCCGCTCCACCGTTGCCACCGGTACCAAAGACGGACCGTTCACCGTGCTATACGTTCATCCGACTGAAGCGATGAGTGAGATACGTAATTCGACGGTGCACGCCGCGCTTGTGTGGGTATTAATTCGACGTAAAGACGGGTATCCGGTTGTTATGGGCCATCTATGTGAAACCGGTTGGATGGTTTACCGCTTTCTACATGTTTCTCATCGAACCGTTTCGGCGATGGATTGTGTATCCAGCCCTATTACGTTGTCTGCATCGCTCATGGTGCTTAATATATCCTGGTCAAACACTAATTAATTACATTCAGGTTAAAAGTGCAGCTTTCTTAAAATCTTTTCATAATTTAATCATTTTTGTGAAAATTGCCGAAAAATTATAATAGAGAGGTTGACTTTCTAAGCATTCGATCCCTTTTATAGCAAATTTCATGTGAATATGATTAAAAATGCGATATTCGTTTTATAGCAATTCATATTAAAATTCGAGGCATTTCATGATTACCAAGAAGGGTATAACGACACTATCCAGGTTTCTTATTGATCAGGAAAGAGGATTACCTGAAGCAACTGGGGCGTTTTCCTATCTTTTTTCTGATTTATCCATTGCTGCAAAAGTAGTAAATAGTTCGGTGAATAGAGCGGGACTTGTCGATGTATTTGGATTTAGCGGAAGTGAAAATGTCTATGGCGAAGCGGTAAAAAAATTGGATGAAATCGCCAATGATACGATCATCAAAGCAATGGATCATGGCGGGCATGTCTGTGTTATGGCATCGGAAGAAAATGAGGATATTATACCCATTCCCAATCACTTTAAAAAGGGTAATTATGTTTTAATGTTTGATCCGTTGGATGGATCATCCAACATAGAAGCAAACAGCAGCATCGGAACTATTTTTTCAATTTATAGAAGAATAACTAAAAGTGGGGACGGAACATTGGAAGATTGCCTGCAGCCGGGTTACAAGCAAGTGTGCGCCGGTTATTTCTTGTATGGTTCCAGTACAATACTCGTTTATTCTACTGGTGCTGGTGTGCATGGATTTACTTTCGACCCGATGATAGGAGAGTTTTTACTTTCTCATGAGGATATTAAAGTGCCTAAAAATGGCAAAACTTTTTCTATGAACATGGGCAATATGAATAAATGGGCGGAAGGTTTACACAGATACTTTGATCATGTTACCACGCTTGATTCGAAAACAAACCGGCCTTATAGCCTGCGTTATAGCGGGTCCTTGGTTGCAGATTTCCATCGCAATCTTTTGTATGGCGGTGTGTTCCTTTATCCCGGCGATAAAAATAATCCGAAAGGAAAGTTGCGGTTGTTGTATGAAGCCAATCCGCTTGCTTTTTTAATTAAACACGCCGGTGGCGCGGCCAGCGACGGTGTTACCCCAATTCTCCAGAAAAAGCCGGAAAGTCTTCATGAAAGAACACCACTATTCATTGGCAGTAAAGAAGAACTACAACTTGTTGAAGAGTTTATCCAGGGCAAGAGATAAGTAATTCTTGAAATGAAAAAAAGGCCAAGTATTGAAATTCCCAGCCTTTTATAAACCAGATTGAATTATCCCTAAGCACTTAAAAACTAAGATTTAACGGTTAACACTCCTTTGTCCAAGCTCTTCTTGTTAAAAGTAATAGACAGGATTAACAAGATTCTTAAAAAATGGCATCACGAAATATATTTAAGCGATATTAGAAAAGCGGCGCCGGAGAAATGGAAAACCATCATTCGGCAACCGATGGCATGAATTTTCATAAATAACAAAATGGCAAGCATCAAATTACAACAAAAAAAGTGACAAAGGCACAAAGTTTTAAATAAATTCCAATTTTCAAACTTCCAAATCATAGATTTACTATTAAGAGTTTGATCATTGGTCTTTGAGTTTTGTGATCCCTGAACAAATCAGGGATAAGCTTATTTGAACTTTTGGATTTGCTTTTTGGAATTTTCTTTCTTGGATAATTTAGTTCACTTGATTCATAAAGACTAGAATTAGGAGTTTTTTAATGAACCTACTCGAACACATTGCCGACCAATTGGAGAGGATCTATGATGGGGACGCCTGGCATGGGGACGCCATTAAACCTATTCTGCACGGTGTGGATTCCCAAAAAGCCAATCGGAAACCCATTCCAAATGCTCATAGCATTTGGGAAATCGTAAACCATACCGCTGCCTGGCAGAATACTGTAATGACCTGTTTACAAGGAGAAGCATACCATAACCTGGATGGAGAAGAGGATTGGCCGCCCATCGAAGAAACCAGTGAAGAAGCATGGCAGACCGCATTGAAGGCATTGGAAGAAGCAACCTATTCGCTTAAGAGTTCTATCCTAAACTTTTCGGAAACCCGGTTGCACGAGAATGTTCCCGGTAAAAACTTTACTTTTTATGTGCTGTTACATGGTGTTATCCAGCATAACCTCTACCATGCCGGACAAATTGCTTTGCTAAAAAAGGCGGGTTGATCAATGAGCAATTGACAATGAACAATGATCAATTAGCAGTTAGCAATTATGGGATGGGGAGTTGGAGGAATTTAGGAGACAGGAGAAAAGAGCCAGGGACTGAAAGCAAGCTGATTGTTCCATGGCTTGTTTGATACCATGTTCCCCCAACATCGTTGAGGGATTTTGCAACCCCTGGCATAGACGAAGGGCATCACACCGAAGTTGAAAATAAATTTACTCTAATACACAAATGATCAAAAGAACTTGAAAAAACTGTTTTTTACGCTCACTATAGAGAATTTCTTTACAGGCACCCAACTTAAGGATAAACCAGGTGAATTGGACACAAAATATAAAAAATGCAATCACTAACATCGATGAACTTTTAGAAACTCTGGAAATCCAAAAGAAGGATTTGCCTGCCACTATCGATGAAATCAAGGAATTTCCACTAAGGGTTCCGAGAAGTTTTGTCGCCAGGATGCGGAAAGGCGATCCTCATGATCCGCTGTTAAAACAGGTGCTCCCGCTTTCTCTGGAAACCAAAAAAACTCCCGGGTATTGTACCGATCCACTCAACGAGCAGCAAGTGGCAAACGAGGCGGGATTCCTGCATAAATATTTTGGCCGCGTTTTGCTAATCCTTACCGGGGTTTGTGGTATTCATTGCCGTTATTGTTTCAGGCGCCATTTTCCATACGCTGAGTACTCCTTAAAATCCTCGCAGTGGGAAAGCGCTTTGAACACCATTGCTTCGAACACAGATATAAAGGAAGTCATCCTCAGCGGTGGCGACCCGTTAACCCTTGCGGATTCAAAACTAAAAGAGCTAGCCTGCAAACTTGCATCCATATCGCATGTGGAATTCATCAGAATACACACAAGAATGCCGATTATCATTCCCGAAAGGATCAATGATGAATTATTAGATTGGTTTACCGGAACCCGCCTTAAACCGGTTTTGGTCGTCCATGCCAATCATGCAAATGAAATCAATGGAAATGTTAAAGCTGCAATGTGCCGTCTGAAAGAAACCGGAGTCACCTTATTGAATCAAACCGTTTTGCTCAAAGGAGTTAATGATAGTGTAAAGGCGCTTCGCGATTTAAGCTATGCTTTGTTCGATTCAAACATTCTTCCGTATTATCTCCATCTGCTAGACAGAATCCAGGGAGCTGCACATTTTGAGATAGATGAGCAGAAGGCAAAGGAATTGTATCAGGAGCTTATGAATTGTCTTCCCGGTTATCTTGTACCGCGCATGGTGAGAGAGGTGCCGGGTGCAAAGGCAAAGGTCTTTGTTTTAGGTTCGTCCACCGAATAGTTTGCAAGATAAGTCTTAAAGTTTCTCTTTTTATTGAAAGAAACTTCTAATGAATTATCAGAATGTCATTTCGAGAAGCAAAACAATGAACATTTTGTGACGACCAAGTTGTTTTTGTAGGTAGGTACTAAAAGATTTCTCGTCGTAAACTCCTCGAAATGACAGTATTATATGTAGTCTCTATATTTTCATAGTTGCAGAAATCAACCACAAAAAAATGCCTCCCAACTAGTAAAAGATGGGAGGCATTAAAAGATTGTTTCACCCCGAATAACTGCAAATAATTTACAAAGA
This genomic window from candidate division KSB1 bacterium contains:
- the fbp gene encoding class 1 fructose-bisphosphatase, yielding MITKKGITTLSRFLIDQERGLPEATGAFSYLFSDLSIAAKVVNSSVNRAGLVDVFGFSGSENVYGEAVKKLDEIANDTIIKAMDHGGHVCVMASEENEDIIPIPNHFKKGNYVLMFDPLDGSSNIEANSSIGTIFSIYRRITKSGDGTLEDCLQPGYKQVCAGYFLYGSSTILVYSTGAGVHGFTFDPMIGEFLLSHEDIKVPKNGKTFSMNMGNMNKWAEGLHRYFDHVTTLDSKTNRPYSLRYSGSLVADFHRNLLYGGVFLYPGDKNNPKGKLRLLYEANPLAFLIKHAGGAASDGVTPILQKKPESLHERTPLFIGSKEELQLVEEFIQGKR
- a CDS encoding DinB family protein, which encodes MNLLEHIADQLERIYDGDAWHGDAIKPILHGVDSQKANRKPIPNAHSIWEIVNHTAAWQNTVMTCLQGEAYHNLDGEEDWPPIEETSEEAWQTALKALEEATYSLKSSILNFSETRLHENVPGKNFTFYVLLHGVIQHNLYHAGQIALLKKAG
- the epmB gene encoding EF-P beta-lysylation protein EpmB, whose product is MNQVNWTQNIKNAITNIDELLETLEIQKKDLPATIDEIKEFPLRVPRSFVARMRKGDPHDPLLKQVLPLSLETKKTPGYCTDPLNEQQVANEAGFLHKYFGRVLLILTGVCGIHCRYCFRRHFPYAEYSLKSSQWESALNTIASNTDIKEVILSGGDPLTLADSKLKELACKLASISHVEFIRIHTRMPIIIPERINDELLDWFTGTRLKPVLVVHANHANEINGNVKAAMCRLKETGVTLLNQTVLLKGVNDSVKALRDLSYALFDSNILPYYLHLLDRIQGAAHFEIDEQKAKELYQELMNCLPGYLVPRMVREVPGAKAKVFVLGSSTE